Proteins encoded in a region of the Magallana gigas chromosome 8, xbMagGiga1.1, whole genome shotgun sequence genome:
- the LOC105335257 gene encoding uncharacterized protein yields the protein MNTECPLHRDMLIEEISKFGISDLEFCNLDGNYSKIINRVTCSLEKRLTVFLKQVIFKLYEYSRKHDVKSSLVEVNAILRRLKQAACYPECLSEAHEEGELVNDDVKVFIQSFGEEILYSRFDGNTFYVVTKTEIVKEKLKDLFSWPVLENKRIVIIVEDRLGITELSKTGVPLHGAKFVYVDNGVPAFKTDECFATTGSLMLANNNNLMVAVTCKHALEKRDTFYSLIENSVVRLGQEIKQPNNRMRKLHDDISVVRIDDATRSIVDEKCEKLLIDTSELPSRAVISHRFLVKGDIVHKRGARTGLTTGIVRDVRTQQIGRFSEQSTVIFITGRDSIPFAEKGDSGSLVFQHSLDPEEKRLEVLAMVQGKVNIPIPNADVICFPFIEGCENLQHNIPDIQNLDFFNH from the exons ATGAATACTGAATGTCCATTACACAGAGATATGTTGattgaagaaatttcaaaatttgggaTTTCAGATCTTGAATTTTGTAACTTGGATGGAAACTACTCAAAAATTATCAATAGAGTGACATGTAGTCTTGAAAAAAGACTGACTGTTTTTCTGAAACAAGTTATATTCAAATTGTATGAGTACTCTCGGAAGCATGACGTTAAATCAAGTTTAGTTGAAGTAAATGCCATTCTAAGACGATTGAAACAAGCGGCATGCTATCCAGAATGTCTTTCAGAGGCTCATGAGGAAGGGGAGTTAGTGAATGATGATGTCAAGGTGTTCATCCAAag ttTTGGTGAAGAAATTCTCTACAGTCGATTTGATGGCAATACATTTTATGTTGTTACCAAAACCGAAATTGTGAAGGAAAAACTAAAGGATTTGTTCTCATGGCCAGTTCTCGAGAACAAACGAATAGTTATAATCGTTGAAGACAGACTCGGGATAACCGAATTGAGCAAAACAGGAGTACCTCTTCATGGAGCTAAATTCGTGTACGTTGATAATGGAGTCCCAGCTTTTAAAACCGACGAATGCTTTGCAACAACAGGAAGTCTAATGCTGGCAAACAATAACAATTTAATGGTAGCAGTCACCTGTAAACACGCTTTAGAAAAAAGGGATACGTTTTATAGCTTAATAGAGAATTCAGTGGTGAGGCTTGGACAAGAAATTAAACAACCAAATAATAGAATGAGAAAATTGCATGATGATATATCAGTAGTTCGTATTGATGACGCCACGCGATCCATAGTCGACGAAAAGTGCGAAAAACTTCTCATTGATACTTCTGAACTGCCTTCACGTGCGGTAATATCTCATCGTTTTTTAGTAAAGGGTGACATTGTTCACAAGAGAGGTGCAAGAACTGGGCTTACAACCGGAATAGTGAGAGACGTTAGAACGCAACAAATCGGACGATTTTCTGAACAAAGTACTGTCATCTTTATCACGGGAAGAGATTCTATACCTTTTGCAGAGAAAGGGGACTCGGGATCACTGGTATTTCAACATTCTCTTGATCCAGAAGAAAAACGTTTGGAGGTGTTGGCTATGGTGCAGGGAAAAGTAAACATACCAATACCCAATGCTGATGTTATCTGTTTTCCGTTCATTGAGGGTTGCGAGAACTTACAGCACAACATACCGGATATACAAaatctggatttttttaacCATTAA